The Endozoicomonas sp. 4G DNA segment TTTGATCCATTTATTTCTATCGGCAAGGACAATGATTCTCTTTCAAACAGACAGTACTTTGAGCGTGGCGCAAAAGGAAGTCGTTATCTCAATATCAGCCATAGTTTCGAAGTAGGACAGGAACAGCTTTCCCTGTTTCCAAAATATTGCAAACTAACAGGAACAAAATTAGAACTTATAGCTTTTAAAAACCCATGTTTGAAAGATAAAAAAATCCTGGTGATGTCACCTCACCCTGATGATTCAGAAATAGCTGCTTATGGGCTTTATAGTTCTAATCAGAGTATGGTTGTAACAGTCACTGCTGGAGAGTCAGAGGCTGATAGCATGTTCGATTTGACAGGTAAAGAGATAAGCCCGGGAAGAATTAAAGGAGAGCTTAGAGTTTTTGATAGTGTTACTGTTCCATTGTGGGCGGGATTACCTTCTCGGCAAGCTATTAACCTGGGTTACTTTGACGGCACTTTAAAAGAAATGTTTGAAAATCCTGAGAGAAGTGTTCGATCTACTTCTGCAAATCTTGATAATACTAAAGTATTTAGAAGCTTTAATAAGTTAAAGCTATCTACAGATGCAGATTGTAAGAGTAGTTGGGGCAATTTGATAAGAGACTGCTCAGAAGTTATTTCAAACTATAGACCTGATATTATTGTCACCCCTCACCCTGAACTCGACAGTCATAGCGATCATCACTATACAACGATTGCTGTACAGAAAGCATTGGAAGAGTCGAATACATCTAACATAGAACTGTTTTACTATGTTAATCATCTCAAGAGAACTGACCAATGGCCGTTTGGCCCTTCTGGAAGCCTCACAGGTCTTCCTCCAGAGAACAGTTCAATTGATCGCTTTTTTTCTTTTTCATTATCTCGAGAACAACAGGTAAAGAAAAGTTGTGCTTTGGAAATGATGCATGACCTGAGAACATCGCCTACACCTAAAAAATATTTACGTATTCTTCTACAAGAAAAACTTATTAAAAGAAAGAAAAGCTACTTTGGTTCTGAAGGATTCTATAGGCGTGGAGTAAAGTCTAATGAGGTCTTTTTCCGTACGGAGTTTAAATCTAAATGACCAGACTATCTAGCTATTTCAGTTTAATTAAATTTAAAGTTTCAGAGCAGTGGTGCTGGTATTTTTTACTTGCCATTCTATTTGTACCCACTTTTACTGATTACGGAAAGCTTGTGGTCAACTTTTATCGTGTCTGGATTTGTATACCTGTGCTTATATGCATAAGGTGGAAGGACTTCAACCCTTTCATGAAGGATCGGTTCGTTCAGTTATTTCTTCTCCTAACAGCCTGGTTTGCTCTTAGTCTGTTATGGTCAGATAGTGACAAAATTAATAACATGGCTGCGAAAATGCTGGCCACACTGGCTCTTTTGTTTCTTATATTTAACATTAGTAGATATCAGTTGGAACGTTTCAGAAAACTGGATTATTACTATGTATTAGCAGCATTGATATTACTTTCAGCGGTTTACTATAAGTGGGGAGTTATTGATACAAGACTTCCTGATGTTATTTTTGGGGTCTTTGATAATCGCAATCCTATTGCTTGGTTTTCTTCCTCAGCAGCTATTATTTCATTTTTTCATGTTCTTCATGCACGAAATAGAATTCACCTTCTCTTATTTTCAATCAGCTTTTTGCTTCTTGCATCAGCTACACTATCCCTTTCATCAAGAGGGGCTCTTCTAGGCTTGTTAGCTGGCATGATTATTGTTGCTTTTTCAAAAGTAGATTCTCTTAAGAGCTTTTTCGTTTATTTCTCAATAAGCTTGATTGCTTTTTTAACAGTTATAACTGTTATTGAGTTATATTACTCTGACTACTTTAGTAGTTTGATTGAAAGAGCTGACTCCCATAGATTTGAAATCTATGCTAACGCTATCACAAGAATTACAGAGTCACCAAGCACCTTGTTTTTTGGTCATGGTATAGCAGCCAGCCCTCGCAATATGGTAGGTGAAACAGTCATAAATAACTGGCATTCGATTTACATTAACGCAACATTTTACGGTGGCATCATTGCGCTGGTTCTATTGCTTGTATGCTTATTAAAAAGACCGTATGAAATAATTATAAAAAAATCGAAAATAAGTAGTTGGGATGCGGTAGTGCTAGGTATGATGGTTACATTACAATTTGATGGGCATCGTATTTATGAGTACCCTGGTGGACTACTTTTTGTCCTGACAATACCGATGTTTGTTGCAAACATTCTTGCTTCTTCAAACAAGAAACTTAATATGAAAACAAAAGAAAATGTCTAACCCAATAAATTCTACTCTTATTGATTTTCCCGTATTTGTTATATGCATGGAAAGGGAAGTTGATCGCCGTATAGAAGTTGCTGAGCATTTAACATTAAAAGGTGTCAACTTTGAATTCTCGAATGCAGTTGATGGGCACGAACTTAGTAACGATCAGAAAAATCTGTATTCTGAAAGTCAATCTATTAAGCATGGGGGTCGTCCTCTGGCTCTTGGAGAGATTGGGTGTTATCTGAGTCATACCAGTATTTGGCAAAAAATTGTTGATGAGCAGATACCTTGTGCATTGATACTGGAGTCAGATGTTGTTTTAACTCAAGAATCCATAGAGTGCCTCAAGAATATAAAAAAAAGCTCGGTCTCTTGGGATTTAATGATGATGTTTTATCGAGAATGCCTCCCTTCTATCTGGCATAAAACCCAACTCACCAAAAAATCAAAAATTGTAAAATTTACCAATAAAAGTTCCTGTACAACAGCTTATCTAGTCACAGAACAAGGGGCCAAAAAGCTGTTAAAGCATGCATATCCATTATATATGCCAGTTGATGATTACATGACGGGAGGCTATATAAATAAAGATTTAAAAACTTTTGCTGTTTATCCACGAAATGTACACCTAACTGACGATGCCCTTGAATCATCTTCTATTAGAGAAGATCTGTTTCCCTTATTAAAAGATCTTGGGATTAAACGAAGATTGCCAGGAGAAACGACAATGTTGAAGGAGGTTGAAAAAAACATAAGACGCCAAATAAAAAGAGTTCTTCCTCCACCTTGGCTTTAACCTCTAGCTGTTTAGAATGTTAAAATTTATTTACAATTCATAAAGAGAGTTTCTTAAAAATAAAGTCATGAAAACCTCTTCATTTTCAGATAAAAGTAATGTTTCTTTAGTAATAACAAGCTGTGGCCGCTTTAACTTACTAGAGAAAACTCTGAGTAGCTTTTTCAGTAATAACACTTGCCCAATTAGAAAGTTAATAATCATAGAAGATTCCGGTGATGATGCAGTTCTATCACTAATTCCTGAGAAATTTAAAAAATACTGCACTATCATTGTTAACACAAAAAAGCTAGGCCAAATAAAGTCTATTGATAAAGCTTACTCGTTGGTCGACACAGACTATATTTTCCACTGTGAAGATGATTGGGAGTTTTATCGTGGAGGGTTTATTGAAGATTCTTTAAGAGTACTTGAAAGTAATAAATATGTATATCAGGTCTGGTTAAGAAGCTTTTATCACGATATTAAAAGAGATTATCCATTCCATTCGCTAGGAGAAAAATTTTCTTGTGATAAAACAGTGTATAACAAACTCTTATCATCGAATCCCAAATGGCAAGGTTTCTCTTTTAACCCCGGATTAAGAAGGAAGAGCGATTATCTATCAATTAAAGGAGGTTACGCTTCCTTTCTTGATGAGTCCAATAGTTCAGCTTCTGTAGAAAGCGCTTTATCTTCAAATATGAAATCGCTTGGAATGTACGCAGCTATATTAGAGAATGATGCTGTAGCGCATACCGGCTATGATAGTCATATTCAGGATATAAATGAGAAGAAAAAAAGCCGTAAAAAGAAAAAACAAAAAATCCTTATAGCCTTGGTTGTATTTTTAGTTGGACTTGTTAGCGGACTATTAATTTAATCAAGAATATTTATATACGTTTTAATACATATTTTTTTAAATAAATTTTATCTTGCAGGCACTTTATAAAAACATTAAAGTGCCTGCCTCGGATAGTAACGCATTATTATTGTCGATATTGGCAGCACTGGATATTTAGATGGCAAAAATTGAAGAACTGAAAAATCTGTTGGCAGAGATTCTCGAAATCGATACCAGCAGCTTTGACGAAGAAACCGAACTTCTGGGCGCCCTCCCTGAGTTTGACTCTATGGCAGTAGTGGGTGTGATCACCGCCATGGAAGAGTCCTTTGGCATCAACGTAGCCGATGATGATATCGATGCCACCATCTTCGAAACGGTGGGTAGTTTGTTGGGCTACATTGAACGGGCTGCCTGAGTCATTTTCTATTCTGAAGCAGCCCTGAGACAAAAAAACCAGCACATCAGAGCGTCGCCAACACCACCAGCTCCGAGTAACTGGCATTCACCCCGCCTGCCGAAATACTCCCTTTGTACTGCTTCGGCTGGCTAAACTGTTTCGAGCGAGAGAGCAGCAGCTTTTTCCCGGCAAGAAAGCGCTCATCAACCTGCAATCCTCTCACACTCATTGCTTTACAGAGAGGCCTGCTTGCCTGGCCGATGGTTTCTCTGAACAGCTCGATATCACCTACCCGATGTATATGAGCCCGATTTAAACGACGAGTGATCAATAAATAACAGACCCGGTTCCCTTTCCTGATCGCATACTGCCAGACATCTAAGGAGAGATGAGCATCAAAGCACCGGCGGTCCTGCTCATTCAGTAGCTTTCTCACCTTTTCTGGCTCAGTTACCAGCTCCACAGCTCCCATAAAAGACGGCCATGGATAAATAACCCTGGCACTGGTATCAAGATCCTTAAAGCCCAGTTTTTTATAAACGGCGTAAGCTTCAGGTGAGGACGTCAGGCTGGTGAGCACTACCGACTTCTTACGTAAGAAAGGCATCAACAGCATCATGGAGGAGCTGCGATAGTCTTCATCAACAACCCACGCCGTCAGGTTGCAAATAACCTGCCTCTGCCCCTCAATCGTTTCCTCAGAATAGAACCCACCAAGAAAACCCACTATCTTTTCACCGGTATCAAGCACGTAACCGGGTGACCAATTCTCCTGCCCCCACAGATTCGTAAACAGTCTTTTCCATATAGCTTCTGTAAATCGCGTGCTGTTCAGCTGCCTTAACAGAGGATAAACCTGGGCAAAATCCTCAGCAATAGCCTCACGCACCTTAGCTTTTGGTTTATCCACGGTAGACATTACACTAAAAAATCCTAATCATGTGGGTGAGTGGGAAAGCCCTGTGGGCTTTTTATCCATAATCTGGCTGAGCATCCCAGCTTTCCCAAAGTGGAGAGATGACGTCTCCGATCTGACACTGAGAAGCAATAATGCTCAGCCTGCCCCTTGCCTGATTCTCCCTTCCTGTCTCGGAAAATTCGGGTATAACACGGGCAATAATTTTGCCATGTTCAGAGAGAGCCAGACTTTCACCGTCGTTAACCCGGGCAAGCCAAACCTGCAAGTTTTCCCGAAAGTCAGATACTTTTACCTGAACAGTTTTCATACCCGCTCTCCTGCTTTATTCACAAACCTGTTGATATTAAGCCCCCCGCCTCAAACCAACATCTCTTTCACTTCAGGATGACTCAAGAACTGCTGAGGACTAGCCGTAGCCCCATAAGCCCCAGACTGAAATACCACAACCAGATCACCCACCTCTGCCACCGGTAGCTCCAGCTTGGCACCAACAATATCCAGGGGAGTGCATAACGGCCCTACAATCTCAACGGTTTCCTTCTCTTCCGATGTGACTCGATTGGCAATCAGGACTGGGTAGTTTTTCCGGATCACCTGACCAAAATTGCCAGAGTTCGACAAATTATGATGCAGCCCGCCATCGGTCATCAGGAACGTCTGGCCCCTGGATACTTTTTTATCGGTAATCTGACAGAGGTAGTAACCCGCTTCGCCCACCAGGTATCGGCCCAACTCCATAACAATCTCAGCGTTTTTGAATCGGCCCGTGCGTGCGTCCATCAACTTTTGAAGATGCTCAGCAACGGGCACAACATCCAGCATCTGCTCACCCGGAAAATAGGGAATCCCGAGACCGCCACCAATGTTGATATGCCGGACCGGAGCAGGAGCCAGCTCACAGAGTCGTGTAGCCAGCTCAAAGGTTTTAGCATGAGCCTCAATCAACGCATCCGGTTTTAGATTCTGGGATCCGGAGAAAATATGAAAACCATAAAAATCTACTTTTTCGGTATCCAGCCCAGATAACACGTCAGGCATTAATTCTGCATCAATACCAAACTGCTTTGGCCCTCCGGCCATTTTCATGCCGGACGACTTGAGTTCAAAGTCTGGGTTAACGCGCAAAGCGATTCTGGGCTTTATCTGCAACTCAGAGGAAAGTTGGTAAAGCCTTTCCAGCTCCAGGCTGGATTCAACATTAATCACGATATTGGCTGCCACAGCTGCCCTGAGTTCTTCGACTCTTTTTGCGGGGCCGGCAAAGCTGATTGTTTCAGGATCAATACCCGAACCTATAGCTACCACCATTTCTCTCTGGGAGGCCACGTCCAGGCCATCTACAAGTCCTGCCATATGATAAACAACAGCAGGCAATGGATTCGCTTTGATCGCATAATGCAGCTTTAAGTCAGAGGGCATCACTGAGCGCAGCGATTGTACCCGCTCAGTCAGTGCATTTCTGTCGTATATATAACAGGGTGTTCCGCCCGCCATGGCCACCAGTTGATTTGCAGGGCGACCCGCTATTTGAAGAACATTGTCTTTTACTGCAATTCGCTGCAGACGATCATGCTGCTTGCTCATTTGTTTTCTCCGGATACAAACAGATGTTCATACTCTGCAGCCAGGGCTTTGCGGTCTATCTTGCCGTTAGGATTTCTGGCTAATGAAGGTTGAGTAATAACCCGTGAGGGCACCATATAGGATGGCATGTGTTTCTGGTAATGCTTGATCACTGCTTTTTCTTCAACAGGCTCATCCGTCGCTGATACCACGATCAGCACAATAGCCTGCCCCAGCCGGTGATGGGGGACACCGATAGCGGCCACTTCGGCTACCATGCCCGATGTGTACATCAGTTCCTCAAGCTCACTGGGACTGACCCGGTAGCCCGATGTCTTGATCATGTCGTCTTTGCGTCCAACAAAATACAAATAACCGTCTTCATCCTGAGTAACCACATCACCGGACCAGACCGCCAGCTCTGGCGTTGGGATTTCCTGAATAGACAAAGGGGCGGGTTTGAAGCGCTCTCTGGTTCGTTCAGTATCATTCCAGTAGCCCAGTGCCACCAGGCTTCCCCGATGAACCAGTTCTCCCGGCTCATGGGGTTTACAGGGCAGTCCGCTTTCATTAATAACAAGTAACTCAGCATTGGGAATGGCTTTGCCCATAGAGCCCGGACGACGGTCGACTTCTTCTGGTGGCAGATAACTGGACCGAAAGGCTTCCGTCAGGCCATACATTAAATAGGGTGAAGCCTGCGGCATTTTGTTTCTGAGCGCAGCCAGGGTTGACGATGGCATCGCACCACCAGAATTGGTGAAATACCTCAAACTTTTTGAGGCTTCTTCAGGCCAATTCATTTCAGACAGTTGCACCCAGAGGGGAGGCACCAGGGCCAGGCCGGTAATATTTTGTTGAGCCACCTGTTTGATGATGTCTCCAGGCAACAGGTATTCCAGCAGATAGCAACTGGCACCGGAAGCAAAGGCAGTGGTCAGTTGACTGAAACCATAGTCAAAACTAAACGGCAGTACACATAAAAGCCGGTCCCGGTGGGTATTTTCAAGATATTCAGAAACACTGTAAGCGCCGGTCACCATATTACGATGAGACAGTACAACTCCCTTGGGTTTACCGGTGCTTCCGGAGGTGTAGAGAATCGCTGCCATATCCATATCAATCGCGGGCGGCTGAGACCAGGCGTTCTCTTCCTTCAGGAAGTCAGACCAGGCAATAACCTGAGTACTGTTATTCTCTTCAGCGTGCCCATCCACCAACACAACATGACGTAGATCGTGGCAATCAGTCAGGCTGGCCTCCATCTGCTTGAAGCGAGCCTTGTTGGTGATCAGAACTCTGGCTTTACAGTCCGTCAGAATATGCAACACCTGAGGCGCTTTTAACACCGGATTGACAGGCACCATGACACCACCGGCAGCCGTTGTTCCAAAATAACTGAACACCGCTTCAGCAGTTTTTGGCAGGTAAACCGCCACCCTCTCATGTCTGGATAAACCCAGGCTCTGCAAGCCAGAGGCCACACTTTTTACATGCCGGGCAACCGAAACATAATCATACCACTGAGATTTCACTCCCAGGGCGCTGGACAGAGGTGCTTTTTCAGCTTGGTCAAACAGTAACTGATGTAACAGCTGGCTCATGCATGGATCCGTACTATCTTTACCGATCGGGCATTGTAACAAAGTTGGATTTTGAAAAGTACGGCAGTTTTGAGCGGCTTGCGTTTTCCGATCATCTTGCTGCATTGACCCACAGACCTGCAATAGTGCCCATTCTAATCAGTAGCGAGTGGTCACGGTTGCAGGTTTTTTTGCGTTTTAAGTGGGGGGGGGAGCTGGATAACCTGAATGCTTCAGGCAAGATGGCAGGCACGAAAAGAGGAAAAAATATGAGTTTTACGATCGAAGGTACAGATTGCATGCCCCCGGTTTCTGGTGGCTATTTGATCATCAGCCTTGATGGTAAGGAATTCTATATTGTTAGTGTACCTTCTCCAGTGCTTAGAGCCGACAGGAGTCGGGATAGTGTTGCTGAGAACTACGATACTGTTAAAGACCCGGATGGAAACGAATTTTCGATCAATGTTTGGTCTTCAAATGTTGGTGTTGACTGGGAAATTGACGTAAAAGCGTCAGATTAAATAAATGAAGGTGAATTGAAAGATCGTATTGATGTGGAGTATCAAGCCAATGACTTCTAATCAATACATCCCAGCCAATTTTTTGAGACGTTTAAAGAAGGTATTCAGCCTTAAAAGAATAAAGGCGCCGCACTTG contains these protein-coding regions:
- a CDS encoding PIG-L family deacetylase, encoding MVIKNIKIIATLVSLIVTGLLIYSHYYISALFLVLCFYILNEVLWADHIRYNVQEDQLFSFSSAEKLTVYLEKNKLSVPEKFQNGDFTILLSINLKSNFFGYIFDPFISIGKDNDSLSNRQYFERGAKGSRYLNISHSFEVGQEQLSLFPKYCKLTGTKLELIAFKNPCLKDKKILVMSPHPDDSEIAAYGLYSSNQSMVVTVTAGESEADSMFDLTGKEISPGRIKGELRVFDSVTVPLWAGLPSRQAINLGYFDGTLKEMFENPERSVRSTSANLDNTKVFRSFNKLKLSTDADCKSSWGNLIRDCSEVISNYRPDIIVTPHPELDSHSDHHYTTIAVQKALEESNTSNIELFYYVNHLKRTDQWPFGPSGSLTGLPPENSSIDRFFSFSLSREQQVKKSCALEMMHDLRTSPTPKKYLRILLQEKLIKRKKSYFGSEGFYRRGVKSNEVFFRTEFKSK
- a CDS encoding O-antigen ligase family protein, which produces MAAKMLATLALLFLIFNISRYQLERFRKLDYYYVLAALILLSAVYYKWGVIDTRLPDVIFGVFDNRNPIAWFSSSAAIISFFHVLHARNRIHLLLFSISFLLLASATLSLSSRGALLGLLAGMIIVAFSKVDSLKSFFVYFSISLIAFLTVITVIELYYSDYFSSLIERADSHRFEIYANAITRITESPSTLFFGHGIAASPRNMVGETVINNWHSIYINATFYGGIIALVLLLVCLLKRPYEIIIKKSKISSWDAVVLGMMVTLQFDGHRIYEYPGGLLFVLTIPMFVANILASSNKKLNMKTKENV
- a CDS encoding glycosyltransferase family 25 protein, which gives rise to MSNPINSTLIDFPVFVICMEREVDRRIEVAEHLTLKGVNFEFSNAVDGHELSNDQKNLYSESQSIKHGGRPLALGEIGCYLSHTSIWQKIVDEQIPCALILESDVVLTQESIECLKNIKKSSVSWDLMMMFYRECLPSIWHKTQLTKKSKIVKFTNKSSCTTAYLVTEQGAKKLLKHAYPLYMPVDDYMTGGYINKDLKTFAVYPRNVHLTDDALESSSIREDLFPLLKDLGIKRRLPGETTMLKEVEKNIRRQIKRVLPPPWL
- a CDS encoding glycosyltransferase — protein: MKTSSFSDKSNVSLVITSCGRFNLLEKTLSSFFSNNTCPIRKLIIIEDSGDDAVLSLIPEKFKKYCTIIVNTKKLGQIKSIDKAYSLVDTDYIFHCEDDWEFYRGGFIEDSLRVLESNKYVYQVWLRSFYHDIKRDYPFHSLGEKFSCDKTVYNKLLSSNPKWQGFSFNPGLRRKSDYLSIKGGYASFLDESNSSASVESALSSNMKSLGMYAAILENDAVAHTGYDSHIQDINEKKKSRKKKKQKILIALVVFLVGLVSGLLI
- a CDS encoding phosphopantetheine-binding protein, translating into MAKIEELKNLLAEILEIDTSSFDEETELLGALPEFDSMAVVGVITAMEESFGINVADDDIDATIFETVGSLLGYIERAA
- a CDS encoding GNAT family N-acetyltransferase — protein: MDKPKAKVREAIAEDFAQVYPLLRQLNSTRFTEAIWKRLFTNLWGQENWSPGYVLDTGEKIVGFLGGFYSEETIEGQRQVICNLTAWVVDEDYRSSSMMLLMPFLRKKSVVLTSLTSSPEAYAVYKKLGFKDLDTSARVIYPWPSFMGAVELVTEPEKVRKLLNEQDRRCFDAHLSLDVWQYAIRKGNRVCYLLITRRLNRAHIHRVGDIELFRETIGQASRPLCKAMSVRGLQVDERFLAGKKLLLSRSKQFSQPKQYKGSISAGGVNASYSELVVLATL
- a CDS encoding pyridoxal-dependent decarboxylase, exosortase A system-associated — protein: MSKQHDRLQRIAVKDNVLQIAGRPANQLVAMAGGTPCYIYDRNALTERVQSLRSVMPSDLKLHYAIKANPLPAVVYHMAGLVDGLDVASQREMVVAIGSGIDPETISFAGPAKRVEELRAAVAANIVINVESSLELERLYQLSSELQIKPRIALRVNPDFELKSSGMKMAGGPKQFGIDAELMPDVLSGLDTEKVDFYGFHIFSGSQNLKPDALIEAHAKTFELATRLCELAPAPVRHINIGGGLGIPYFPGEQMLDVVPVAEHLQKLMDARTGRFKNAEIVMELGRYLVGEAGYYLCQITDKKVSRGQTFLMTDGGLHHNLSNSGNFGQVIRKNYPVLIANRVTSEEKETVEIVGPLCTPLDIVGAKLELPVAEVGDLVVVFQSGAYGATASPQQFLSHPEVKEMLV
- a CDS encoding acyl-CoA ligase (AMP-forming), exosortase A system-associated; its protein translation is MSQLLHQLLFDQAEKAPLSSALGVKSQWYDYVSVARHVKSVASGLQSLGLSRHERVAVYLPKTAEAVFSYFGTTAAGGVMVPVNPVLKAPQVLHILTDCKARVLITNKARFKQMEASLTDCHDLRHVVLVDGHAEENNSTQVIAWSDFLKEENAWSQPPAIDMDMAAILYTSGSTGKPKGVVLSHRNMVTGAYSVSEYLENTHRDRLLCVLPFSFDYGFSQLTTAFASGASCYLLEYLLPGDIIKQVAQQNITGLALVPPLWVQLSEMNWPEEASKSLRYFTNSGGAMPSSTLAALRNKMPQASPYLMYGLTEAFRSSYLPPEEVDRRPGSMGKAIPNAELLVINESGLPCKPHEPGELVHRGSLVALGYWNDTERTRERFKPAPLSIQEIPTPELAVWSGDVVTQDEDGYLYFVGRKDDMIKTSGYRVSPSELEELMYTSGMVAEVAAIGVPHHRLGQAIVLIVVSATDEPVEEKAVIKHYQKHMPSYMVPSRVITQPSLARNPNGKIDRKALAAEYEHLFVSGENK